In the genome of Bradyrhizobium arachidis, one region contains:
- a CDS encoding UDP-N-acetylmuramoyl-tripeptide--D-alanyl-D-alanine ligase, with the protein MSAPIWTVAEVARALGVAGSFPDTPIGFVTQDSRLVKPGSLFVALSGTPSGGFVSAFASGRDGWEFADKAEASGAVAMIVPHEIAGIRIPQIIVKDTLIDGLWGLARAARARFNGPVIGLTGSAGKTSTKEFLAAYPNAYASPASFNNFWGVPLTLCNARPDASLWVVEMGMNQTGEIARLSELTRPTVALVVNVQPVHLEKLGSLEAIRREKVSIALGLPEDGVLVLPAGLKASEWKGKVVRFGEHAEVHEVAHAPHGESWQIVAMIGKKEIAFSLTPGAPHRVHNALAALAAIRAANLDAATLAIKLDRVGIMTGRGVEQMVGGVTVIDDSFNGNPASVAAALQSLQARSMTGGRRIAVLGDMLELGDDAPRYHTGLAEHLEGIDGVYCVGPLMRHLYELLPAGKNLGWHDDPATLKPAEVANLLKAGDVVVVKGSKKMFWVNKFVPGLVAALQAKA; encoded by the coding sequence ATGAGCGCGCCAATCTGGACGGTGGCCGAGGTCGCGCGCGCGCTGGGCGTTGCCGGATCATTCCCGGACACGCCGATCGGCTTCGTCACGCAGGACAGCCGCCTGGTGAAGCCGGGCAGCCTGTTTGTCGCGCTGAGCGGCACGCCGAGCGGCGGCTTCGTCTCGGCCTTCGCCAGCGGGCGCGACGGCTGGGAGTTCGCCGACAAGGCGGAAGCTTCCGGCGCGGTGGCGATGATCGTGCCGCACGAGATCGCGGGCATCCGCATTCCGCAGATCATCGTGAAGGACACGCTGATCGACGGCCTCTGGGGCCTCGCGCGTGCCGCCCGCGCACGCTTCAATGGGCCCGTGATCGGCCTCACCGGCAGCGCCGGCAAGACCAGCACCAAGGAATTTCTGGCAGCTTATCCCAATGCCTATGCGAGCCCGGCGAGCTTCAACAATTTCTGGGGCGTGCCGCTGACGCTGTGCAACGCGCGGCCAGATGCCAGCCTCTGGGTCGTCGAGATGGGCATGAACCAGACCGGCGAGATCGCGCGGCTCAGCGAGCTGACGCGGCCGACGGTCGCGCTCGTCGTCAACGTCCAGCCGGTGCATCTGGAGAAGCTCGGCTCGCTCGAAGCCATCCGCCGCGAGAAGGTGTCGATCGCGCTCGGCCTGCCCGAGGACGGCGTGCTGGTGCTGCCTGCCGGGCTCAAGGCGTCCGAATGGAAGGGCAAGGTGGTGCGCTTCGGCGAGCATGCCGAGGTGCACGAGGTCGCGCACGCGCCGCATGGCGAGAGCTGGCAGATCGTCGCCATGATCGGCAAGAAGGAGATCGCCTTCAGCCTGACGCCGGGCGCGCCGCACCGCGTGCACAATGCGCTCGCCGCGCTCGCTGCGATCCGCGCCGCGAACCTCGATGCGGCGACGCTTGCGATCAAGCTCGACCGGGTCGGCATCATGACCGGCCGCGGCGTCGAGCAAATGGTCGGCGGCGTCACCGTGATCGACGACAGCTTCAACGGCAATCCGGCCAGCGTTGCTGCTGCGCTGCAAAGCCTGCAGGCGCGCAGCATGACCGGCGGCCGCCGCATTGCGGTGCTCGGCGACATGCTCGAGCTCGGCGATGACGCACCTCGCTATCACACCGGCCTTGCCGAGCATCTCGAAGGCATCGACGGCGTCTATTGCGTCGGCCCCTTGATGCGCCACCTCTACGAGCTGCTGCCGGCAGGAAAAAACCTGGGCTGGCACGACGATCCCGCCACGCTGAAGCCGGCCGAGGTCGCGAACCTGCTGAAGGCAGGCGATGTCGTGGTTGTCAAGGGCAGCAAGAAGATGTTCTGGGTCAACAAGTTTGTGCCGGGCCTAGTGGCCGCCTTGCAGGCAAAGGCGTAA
- a CDS encoding YciI family protein, which translates to MQYLLLIYRSEAELSKMSPEARQKISAEYGTYTQSIVQSGHFKAGDGLQPTTTATTVRVREGKTLTTDGPFAETREQLGGYYLVEAKDLDAAITLAAGIPNARDGSIEIRPVMIYNK; encoded by the coding sequence ATGCAATATCTGCTGCTGATCTACCGGAGCGAAGCGGAACTGAGCAAGATGAGCCCCGAGGCCCGCCAGAAGATCTCGGCGGAGTACGGCACCTACACGCAGTCCATCGTCCAGAGCGGCCATTTCAAGGCCGGCGACGGCCTTCAGCCGACGACCACGGCGACGACCGTGCGCGTGCGCGAGGGCAAGACTCTCACGACCGACGGCCCGTTTGCGGAAACGCGCGAGCAGCTCGGCGGCTATTATCTGGTCGAAGCCAAGGATCTCGACGCCGCGATCACGCTTGCCGCGGGCATTCCCAACGCGCGGGACGGGTCGATCGAGATCAGGCCGGTCATGATCTACAACAAGTGA
- the rsmH gene encoding 16S rRNA (cytosine(1402)-N(4))-methyltransferase RsmH, with translation MSTAPHIPVLGREAIDHLAPRAGGIYVDATFGAGGYSRAILDVPGTRLIAIDRDRTAIAGGAELVERFAGRLTLVEDRFSNLAEVCAAHGIEAVDGVVMDVGVSSMQLDQAGRGFSFRLDGPLDMRMGQAGPTAADVVARASESDLADIIYLFGEERHSRRVARAIVADRQETPFTTTRALADLVGRVVRSKPGDIHPATRTFQALRIFVNEELEELQTALAAAEHVLKPGGRLVVVSFHSLEDRIVKNFLAERSKTGGGSRHLPEVAQTAPSFQLLTRRPVVAGEEEVANNPRARSAKLRAAERTSAPAHHDSEPSSWPKLSDVMRGG, from the coding sequence ATGAGCACCGCTCCTCACATTCCCGTGCTCGGCCGCGAGGCGATCGATCATCTCGCGCCCCGCGCAGGCGGGATCTATGTCGATGCCACCTTCGGCGCCGGCGGCTACAGCCGCGCGATCCTCGACGTGCCGGGAACCCGCCTCATCGCGATCGATCGCGACCGCACCGCGATTGCGGGTGGGGCCGAGCTGGTCGAGCGCTTCGCTGGAAGGCTGACGCTGGTTGAAGATCGCTTCTCCAATCTCGCCGAGGTCTGCGCGGCACACGGCATTGAGGCCGTCGACGGCGTCGTGATGGATGTCGGCGTGTCGTCGATGCAGCTCGACCAGGCCGGCCGCGGCTTCTCGTTCCGCCTCGACGGACCGCTCGACATGCGGATGGGGCAGGCGGGCCCGACCGCGGCCGACGTCGTCGCGCGCGCCTCGGAAAGCGATCTCGCCGACATCATCTATCTGTTCGGCGAGGAGCGGCATTCGCGCCGCGTCGCCCGCGCCATCGTCGCTGACAGGCAGGAGACGCCGTTCACGACCACGCGCGCGCTCGCCGATCTCGTCGGCAGGGTGGTGCGCTCAAAACCCGGCGACATTCATCCGGCGACGCGGACGTTCCAGGCGCTGCGCATCTTCGTCAACGAGGAGCTCGAGGAGCTCCAGACCGCGCTCGCCGCGGCTGAGCACGTTCTCAAGCCCGGCGGCCGACTCGTGGTGGTCTCGTTCCATTCGCTCGAAGACCGCATCGTCAAGAATTTCCTCGCCGAACGTTCGAAGACCGGCGGCGGCTCGCGGCATCTGCCGGAGGTGGCGCAAACCGCGCCGAGCTTCCAGCTGCTGACGCGGCGTCCCGTGGTCGCCGGCGAGGAAGAAGTCGCGAATAATCCGCGCGCGCGTTCGGCAAAGCTGCGCGCCGCCGAGCGCACTTCGGCGCCGGCACATCACGATAGCGAGCCGTCGTCCTGGCCAAAGCTCTCCGACGTGATGAGGGGCGGCTAG
- a CDS encoding N-acetylmuramoyl-L-alanine amidase, producing MPSGSSTPSDSKRQRVLPVPKAAANMRTFEPDSSIVSDIIPSPNYGERNKTRQPDMILLHYTGMPDVEGALARLCTAGTEVSAHYVVLEDGRIVQCVPETKRAWHAGVSSWAGEDDVNSCSIGIEIVNRGHDWGYPEFPLRQIAAVIALCRGIMLRRKVPSHRVLGHSDVAPARKKDPGEKFPWHSLANSGVGHWVTPAPVVRGESLMLGTISDAVLSMQQALAKYGYGVPLTGKYDAATMEVITAFQRHFRPARLDGVADHSTLSTLQALLASLPADGATTLASK from the coding sequence ATGCCGTCCGGTTCGTCAACACCGTCTGATTCGAAGCGTCAACGCGTTCTCCCGGTTCCCAAGGCCGCGGCGAACATGCGGACGTTCGAGCCGGATTCCTCGATCGTCTCCGACATCATTCCCTCGCCGAACTACGGCGAGCGCAACAAGACCCGGCAGCCGGACATGATCCTGCTGCACTACACCGGCATGCCCGATGTCGAGGGCGCGCTGGCGCGGCTGTGCACGGCGGGCACCGAGGTATCGGCGCATTACGTGGTACTGGAGGACGGCCGCATCGTGCAATGCGTGCCCGAGACGAAGCGCGCTTGGCACGCCGGCGTCTCGTCATGGGCCGGCGAGGACGACGTCAATTCCTGCTCGATCGGCATCGAGATCGTCAATCGTGGTCATGACTGGGGCTATCCGGAATTTCCGCTGCGCCAGATCGCGGCCGTGATCGCGCTGTGCCGCGGCATCATGCTGCGGCGAAAAGTGCCGTCGCATCGCGTGCTCGGCCATTCCGACGTCGCGCCCGCCCGCAAGAAGGATCCCGGCGAGAAATTTCCGTGGCATTCGCTGGCCAATTCCGGCGTCGGTCACTGGGTGACGCCCGCTCCGGTCGTGCGCGGCGAGAGCCTGATGCTCGGCACCATCAGCGACGCGGTGCTGAGCATGCAGCAGGCCCTCGCGAAGTACGGCTACGGCGTTCCTCTCACCGGCAAATACGACGCCGCGACGATGGAAGTGATCACGGCGTTCCAGCGCCATTTCCGCCCGGCACGGCTCGATGGCGTCGCCGATCATTCGACGCTGTCGACATTGCAGGCGCTGCTGGCGAGCTTGCCGGCGGACGGAGCGACGACGCTGGCTTCGAAGTAG
- a CDS encoding UDP-N-acetylmuramoyl-L-alanyl-D-glutamate--2,6-diaminopimelate ligase: MKLRELLGNDAAIEPAVAALDVTGVALDSRAVRPGDLFFALAGSKTDGARFIDAAIAAGAVAVVGEHAPDGSKVPFIAVANPRRALALAAARFFPAQPATIAAVTGTSGKTSVAAFTRQIWERLGHASASIGTIGLVSPKRTVYGSLTTPDPIALHRQLDEIAREGVTHLAFEASSHGLDQYRLDGVRVAAGGFTNLSRDHMDYHPTVAHYLAAKLRLFRELVQPGGAAVISADHDCSAEVIDAANSRGLRVMAVGRNGDGGEGIRLVDAKVEGFSQTLALEHRGKRYAVRLPLVGEFQIENALVSAGLAIGTGSDASNVLASLEHLEGAKGRLERVGERNGAPIFVDYAHKPDALAKALQALRPYAKRKLIVVFGAGGDRDAGKRPIMGEIAAENADGVIITDDNPRSEKPEAIRAEILAAAKGAREIGDRAAAIRAAIEELQDGDALLIAGKGHETGQIVGGEVLPFSDHEAVAAALTSRTA, from the coding sequence ATGAAGCTGCGTGAACTTCTAGGCAATGACGCCGCAATCGAGCCCGCCGTTGCGGCGCTGGATGTGACCGGCGTTGCGCTGGACAGCCGCGCGGTCAGGCCCGGCGATCTCTTCTTTGCACTCGCGGGCAGCAAGACCGACGGCGCGCGCTTCATCGATGCCGCGATTGCCGCGGGCGCGGTGGCGGTGGTCGGGGAACATGCACCCGATGGCAGCAAGGTGCCGTTCATTGCGGTCGCCAATCCGCGCCGCGCACTGGCGCTGGCCGCGGCAAGATTCTTCCCTGCACAGCCCGCGACCATTGCCGCGGTGACCGGCACCAGCGGCAAGACTTCGGTCGCCGCCTTCACGCGCCAGATCTGGGAGCGGCTGGGTCATGCCTCCGCCAGCATTGGAACCATCGGTCTTGTCTCGCCGAAGCGCACCGTCTATGGCTCGCTGACGACGCCGGATCCGATCGCGCTGCACCGGCAGTTGGACGAGATCGCGCGCGAGGGCGTGACGCATCTTGCCTTCGAGGCTTCCTCGCACGGGCTCGACCAGTATCGCCTCGACGGCGTGCGCGTCGCCGCCGGCGGTTTCACCAATCTCTCGCGCGACCACATGGATTACCATCCGACCGTCGCGCACTATCTCGCCGCAAAACTCCGCCTGTTCCGCGAGCTCGTTCAGCCTGGCGGCGCTGCGGTGATCTCCGCGGATCATGATTGCTCGGCGGAGGTGATCGATGCTGCGAACTCGCGCGGCCTGCGCGTGATGGCGGTCGGCCGCAACGGCGACGGTGGTGAGGGCATTCGTCTCGTGGATGCGAAGGTCGAGGGTTTCTCACAGACGCTCGCGCTCGAGCATCGCGGCAAGCGCTACGCGGTTCGCCTACCGCTGGTCGGCGAATTCCAGATCGAGAACGCACTGGTGTCGGCCGGTCTCGCCATCGGCACCGGCAGCGACGCGTCCAATGTGCTCGCGAGCCTCGAGCATCTCGAAGGCGCCAAGGGCCGGCTCGAGCGCGTCGGCGAGCGCAATGGCGCGCCGATCTTCGTCGACTATGCCCACAAGCCCGATGCGCTGGCGAAGGCGCTGCAGGCGCTGCGGCCCTATGCGAAACGCAAGTTGATCGTGGTGTTCGGCGCCGGCGGCGATCGCGACGCCGGCAAGCGGCCGATCATGGGCGAGATTGCGGCCGAGAACGCCGACGGGGTCATCATCACCGACGACAATCCGCGCAGCGAGAAGCCTGAAGCCATTCGTGCCGAGATCCTCGCCGCGGCCAAGGGCGCCCGCGAGATCGGCGACCGCGCCGCTGCGATCCGCGCCGCGATCGAGGAGCTGCAGGATGGCGATGCGCTGCTGATCGCCGGCAAGGGCCACGAGACCGGACAGATCGTCGGCGGCGAGGTGCTGCCCTTCAGTGATCACGAGGCGGTCGCCGCCGCATTGACGTCGAGGACAGCATGA
- a CDS encoding alpha/beta fold hydrolase, with product MAGRSKIFLLCHGAWSGGWSWKKMHPLMAQAGHRLVAPTYTGLGEREHLASPAVDLETHIQDILNVIKFEDFRDVVLLGHSYGGMVATGVADRARGYVSQLIYLDAFVPRDGQSLFDLHDAGREPMRKAAAAGDGYRVPPNPPPADTPQADLRWLDDRRVDMSIKCFETKLKLERGEPSMPRSYIYCKRIPPGDVFGQFAKRAKSEDGWRYFELDASHAPNVTAPEALMGVLNEIVA from the coding sequence ATGGCCGGACGCTCGAAGATTTTTCTGCTCTGTCATGGCGCATGGTCCGGCGGATGGTCCTGGAAGAAGATGCATCCGCTGATGGCACAGGCCGGTCACCGCCTGGTGGCGCCGACCTATACCGGGCTCGGCGAGCGCGAACATCTCGCCAGTCCCGCAGTCGATCTCGAGACGCATATCCAGGACATTCTGAACGTCATCAAGTTCGAGGACTTTCGCGATGTCGTGCTGCTGGGGCACAGCTATGGCGGCATGGTCGCAACCGGTGTCGCCGATCGTGCGCGCGGATATGTATCGCAGCTGATCTATCTCGACGCCTTCGTACCGCGCGACGGCCAGTCGCTGTTCGACCTGCACGACGCCGGCCGCGAGCCGATGCGCAAGGCGGCGGCCGCAGGTGATGGCTACCGTGTCCCGCCAAACCCGCCGCCGGCGGATACGCCGCAAGCCGATCTCCGCTGGCTCGATGACCGCCGCGTCGACATGTCGATCAAATGCTTCGAGACGAAGCTGAAGTTGGAGCGTGGCGAGCCGTCGATGCCGCGCAGCTACATCTACTGCAAACGCATCCCGCCGGGCGATGTGTTCGGGCAATTCGCGAAACGCGCGAAGAGCGAGGATGGCTGGCGCTATTTCGAGCTCGACGCCAGCCACGCGCCGAATGTCACGGCGCCGGAGGCACTGATGGGTGTCTTGAACGAGATCGTGGCCTGA
- the ftsL gene encoding cell division protein FtsL gives MRIIHLLVIGALIFAAAYVYRIKMDSTARTERVLRLHAEIREQRDAIAALRSEWAKLDAPLRLQGLAERHLPLKPVNGTQYDSLKNLPERPPRMFRPGEPDPIGAMLNTIEAASDPDTVTGSVPRREDKQ, from the coding sequence ATGCGCATCATCCACCTCCTCGTCATCGGCGCGCTGATCTTCGCGGCGGCCTATGTCTACCGGATCAAGATGGACTCCACGGCGCGCACCGAGAGGGTGCTGCGGCTGCATGCTGAGATCCGCGAGCAGCGCGACGCGATCGCAGCGCTCCGCTCCGAATGGGCCAAGCTCGATGCGCCCTTGCGCCTGCAGGGCCTCGCCGAGCGGCATCTGCCGCTCAAACCCGTCAACGGTACGCAATATGACTCCCTGAAGAACCTGCCGGAGCGTCCGCCGCGGATGTTCAGGCCGGGCGAGCCGGATCCGATCGGCGCCATGCTCAACACCATCGAAGCCGCGAGCGACCCCGATACCGTGACGGGCTCCGTGCCTCGCCGCGAGGACAAGCAATGA
- a CDS encoding RNA polymerase sigma factor: MISSRDIETIFRDEAGRALATLIRLVGDFDLAEDALQDAFAVALERWSACEVPDNPRAWLVNVARNKAIDRVRRRAVFRGKQQALVHELELNAQGDDEPPAMLDDDMLRLIFTCCHPAFAPEVQVALTLRTVCGLSTAQVARAFLVSEEAMAQRLVRAKQKIRLAGIPYEVPERDTLVPRLDGVLTVIYLVFTEGYVATSGADLMRPDLVVEAIRLGRLLDRLMPERAGVKGLLALMLLHDARRAGRETAAGDIVLLEEQDRSLWDRAQIEEGLRLVDDALRLPGRPQAYAVQAAIAALHARAPSFEETDWPQIAGLYEVLLRISPSPVIELNHAAAVSMVDGPARALDLVDAITARGGLNGYELLPAVRADLLRRLERKDEAREAYRAATEATQLEPLRRLYARRVSEMD, encoded by the coding sequence GTGATCTCCTCTCGCGACATCGAGACGATCTTTCGCGACGAGGCGGGGCGGGCGCTGGCCACGCTGATCCGCCTCGTCGGCGATTTCGATCTCGCCGAGGACGCGCTCCAGGACGCCTTTGCGGTGGCGCTGGAGCGCTGGAGCGCGTGCGAGGTTCCAGACAATCCACGCGCCTGGCTGGTGAACGTCGCGCGCAACAAGGCGATCGACCGTGTCCGCCGCCGGGCCGTCTTCCGCGGCAAGCAGCAGGCGCTGGTGCACGAGCTCGAGCTGAACGCGCAAGGCGACGACGAGCCGCCGGCGATGCTCGACGACGACATGCTGCGGCTGATCTTCACCTGCTGCCATCCCGCGTTCGCGCCCGAGGTCCAGGTCGCGCTGACGCTGCGCACCGTCTGCGGGCTCTCGACCGCGCAGGTCGCGCGCGCCTTCCTCGTCAGCGAGGAGGCGATGGCGCAGCGCCTCGTCCGCGCCAAGCAGAAGATCAGGCTCGCTGGCATTCCCTATGAGGTGCCCGAACGCGACACCCTGGTGCCGCGGCTCGATGGCGTGCTCACCGTGATCTATCTGGTCTTCACCGAAGGCTATGTCGCGACCTCGGGCGCGGATCTGATGCGGCCCGATCTCGTGGTCGAAGCCATCCGGCTCGGCCGCCTGCTCGACCGGCTGATGCCGGAGCGCGCCGGCGTCAAGGGCCTGCTCGCCTTGATGCTGCTGCACGATGCGCGCCGCGCCGGGCGCGAGACGGCGGCCGGCGACATCGTGCTACTCGAGGAGCAGGATCGTTCGCTGTGGGACCGCGCGCAGATCGAGGAGGGCCTGCGCCTGGTCGATGACGCGTTGCGCCTGCCCGGCCGCCCGCAGGCCTATGCGGTGCAGGCAGCGATCGCCGCGCTGCATGCGCGCGCACCGAGTTTTGAGGAGACCGACTGGCCGCAGATCGCCGGGCTCTACGAGGTGCTGCTGCGCATAAGCCCGTCGCCGGTGATCGAGCTCAACCATGCCGCGGCGGTGTCGATGGTCGACGGCCCGGCACGCGCGCTCGATCTCGTCGACGCGATCACCGCGCGCGGCGGGCTCAACGGCTATGAGCTGCTGCCCGCGGTGCGCGCGGATCTGCTGCGTCGGCTGGAGCGGAAGGACGAGGCGCGCGAGGCCTATCGTGCCGCGACGGAGGCGACGCAGCTCGAGCCGCTGCGGCGGCTCTATGCGCGAAGGGTCAGCGAGATGGATTAG
- a CDS encoding D-cysteine desulfhydrase family protein → MKRLTAHLGGPRLWVKRDDATGLGFGGNKLRKLDYVLHDAVSNGADTIVSGGVVQSNSQRQVAAVAAKLGLPCHLAVYHGRLAPPTPEYETSGNAFLNRLFGAQLHDVPWTGDRNAAIRALVDDLRAQGRRPYFVPYGVSNPLGAVAYATTICEIEQQAALSGIKPAAIVHCTGSAGTQAGLVVGAAAAMPDTRIVGIDIDAEPARVRSDVVALARQAADLLGTGFDEAMVEVVAGHAGPAYGVPHEATIEAIRLAGQSEALVLDPVYSGKGLAGLIAMIRQGRWRNDEDVIFLHTGGAPALFAYQSALGI, encoded by the coding sequence ATGAAGCGGCTGACGGCCCATCTCGGCGGGCCGCGACTGTGGGTCAAACGCGACGATGCGACCGGGCTCGGATTCGGCGGCAACAAATTGCGCAAGCTCGACTACGTCCTGCACGACGCGGTTTCAAACGGCGCCGATACGATCGTCTCGGGTGGCGTCGTGCAATCGAACAGCCAGCGGCAGGTTGCAGCAGTTGCCGCCAAGCTTGGCCTCCCCTGTCATCTCGCCGTTTATCACGGCCGGCTCGCGCCGCCGACGCCGGAATACGAGACCTCGGGCAACGCCTTTCTCAATCGGCTGTTCGGCGCGCAGTTGCACGACGTGCCGTGGACCGGCGATCGCAATGCCGCCATCCGCGCGCTTGTCGACGATCTCCGGGCACAGGGACGCAGACCGTATTTCGTGCCTTACGGCGTTTCGAATCCACTGGGTGCGGTCGCTTACGCCACGACGATCTGCGAAATCGAGCAGCAGGCGGCGCTATCGGGCATCAAGCCGGCCGCGATCGTGCATTGCACAGGAAGCGCCGGTACGCAGGCAGGTCTCGTCGTCGGCGCGGCCGCGGCCATGCCCGACACGCGAATAGTCGGGATCGATATCGATGCCGAGCCCGCCCGGGTCCGCTCCGATGTGGTGGCTCTTGCGCGGCAGGCGGCGGATCTGCTCGGTACAGGCTTCGACGAAGCCATGGTCGAAGTGGTCGCCGGCCATGCCGGACCAGCCTATGGCGTGCCGCACGAGGCCACGATCGAAGCCATCCGGCTGGCAGGACAATCCGAGGCGCTCGTGCTTGACCCCGTCTATTCGGGCAAGGGGCTCGCGGGCCTGATCGCGATGATCCGCCAAGGGCGTTGGCGCAACGACGAGGATGTCATTTTCCTTCACACCGGCGGCGCGCCCGCCCTGTTCGCCTACCAAAGCGCGCTTGGCATCTAA
- a CDS encoding DUF983 domain-containing protein, with product MTTGSVSLAKAMWRGFRGKCPNCGEGHMFGRFLKVADSCDHCGEELFHQRADDFPAYLVMVVVGHLVVPAILAIETAYAPPVWLQLAVWLPVTLFASLALLQPTKGAIVGLQWQLGMHGFEAAKLRREATEFAPVLVKDRRAA from the coding sequence ATGACGACCGGTTCAGTTTCTCTGGCAAAGGCGATGTGGCGCGGTTTTCGCGGCAAGTGCCCGAACTGCGGCGAAGGACATATGTTCGGGCGCTTCCTGAAGGTCGCCGATAGCTGCGATCATTGCGGCGAGGAGCTGTTCCACCAGCGCGCCGACGATTTCCCCGCCTATCTCGTGATGGTCGTGGTCGGCCATCTCGTGGTGCCGGCGATCCTTGCGATCGAGACCGCCTATGCGCCGCCGGTCTGGCTGCAACTGGCGGTGTGGCTGCCCGTGACGCTGTTCGCCTCGCTCGCGCTCTTGCAGCCGACCAAGGGCGCCATCGTCGGCCTGCAATGGCAGCTCGGGATGCACGGCTTCGAGGCGGCCAAGCTGCGGCGCGAAGCCACCGAGTTCGCTCCGGTACTTGTGAAGGACCGGCGCGCCGCCTGA
- a CDS encoding peptidoglycan D,D-transpeptidase FtsI family protein, producing the protein MSPATPAKPMQKTEPWRQRLIRSLLYGRNVDRAAKARARVGLAMLAFTSVYLLIGGRLVMFAIGADAHSARRAAAQEVVATARPDIVDRNGAILATDVKAASLFGEPRRIIDKDEAIELLTATVPDLDDAEVRERLSGRKGFVWLKREVTAKQQQDIHKLGIPGIGFLRENKRVYPTGNEVAHLIGLVNIDNQGIAGMEKWLDNQGLADLHRAGFATDRLQKPIELSIDLRVEHALRDELLKAKEKYHAKAASGIVSNVKTGELVAMVSLPDFDPNNPKEAHDPDRINRLTTGVYEMGSTFKAFTLAMALDSGKINLNSSWDARGNLHYGKFTIHDSHPLGRFINTKEVFTYSSNIGAARIALGQGVEAHRAFLAKMGQLTRLRTELPESAAPLVPRRWGELNTVTIAFGQGISVAPLQAVMGINALVNGGYLIPPTFMKRTEEEAAAMAKRVIKPETSDKMRFLMRLNAEIGTAKTADVKGYYVGGKTGTSEKVINGRYAKKRVLNSFTAIMPCDDPKYQILIMLDEPQAIPETKGFITSGWNAVPTGGKVIERIAPLLGVEPRFDLPPSDRLILAASRTTQ; encoded by the coding sequence ATGAGCCCGGCGACGCCCGCAAAACCAATGCAAAAGACCGAGCCTTGGCGGCAGCGGTTGATCCGCAGCCTGCTCTACGGGCGCAATGTCGACCGTGCCGCGAAAGCGCGCGCGCGCGTCGGCCTTGCGATGCTCGCCTTTACCTCGGTCTATCTCCTGATCGGCGGCCGGCTCGTGATGTTCGCGATCGGCGCCGACGCCCACAGCGCGCGCCGGGCCGCCGCACAGGAGGTGGTCGCGACCGCACGCCCCGACATCGTCGACCGCAACGGCGCGATCCTCGCGACCGACGTCAAGGCCGCGAGCCTGTTCGGCGAGCCGCGCCGCATCATCGACAAGGACGAGGCGATCGAGCTTCTGACCGCCACCGTGCCCGACCTCGACGACGCCGAGGTGCGCGAGCGCCTGTCGGGACGAAAGGGCTTCGTCTGGCTCAAGCGCGAGGTCACGGCGAAGCAGCAGCAGGACATCCACAAGCTCGGCATTCCCGGCATCGGCTTCCTGCGCGAGAACAAGCGCGTCTATCCGACCGGCAACGAGGTCGCCCACCTCATTGGTCTCGTCAACATCGACAACCAGGGCATCGCCGGCATGGAGAAGTGGCTCGACAACCAGGGCCTCGCCGATCTCCACCGCGCCGGCTTTGCCACCGACCGGCTGCAAAAGCCGATCGAGCTCTCGATCGACCTGCGCGTCGAGCACGCGCTGCGCGACGAGCTGTTGAAGGCCAAGGAGAAGTACCACGCCAAGGCGGCGTCCGGCATCGTCTCCAACGTCAAGACCGGCGAGCTCGTGGCCATGGTCTCGCTGCCGGATTTCGATCCCAACAACCCGAAGGAAGCGCACGACCCCGACCGCATCAACCGCCTGACCACTGGCGTCTACGAGATGGGCTCGACCTTCAAGGCGTTCACGCTGGCGATGGCGCTCGATTCCGGAAAGATCAATCTGAACTCGTCGTGGGACGCGCGCGGCAATCTGCACTACGGCAAGTTCACCATCCACGACAGCCATCCGCTCGGCCGTTTCATCAACACCAAGGAAGTGTTCACCTACTCGTCCAACATCGGTGCGGCGCGGATCGCGCTCGGCCAGGGCGTCGAGGCGCACAGGGCGTTCCTCGCCAAGATGGGGCAGTTGACGCGGCTGCGCACCGAGCTGCCGGAGAGCGCGGCGCCGCTAGTGCCGCGGCGCTGGGGTGAACTGAACACGGTGACGATCGCGTTCGGCCAGGGCATCTCGGTGGCGCCGCTGCAGGCGGTGATGGGCATCAATGCGCTGGTGAACGGCGGCTACCTCATTCCACCGACCTTCATGAAGCGCACCGAAGAGGAAGCGGCGGCGATGGCCAAGCGCGTCATCAAGCCGGAGACCAGCGACAAGATGCGGTTCCTGATGCGGCTCAATGCCGAAATCGGCACCGCCAAGACCGCCGACGTCAAGGGCTACTATGTCGGCGGCAAGACCGGCACGTCCGAAAAGGTCATCAACGGCCGCTATGCCAAGAAGCGGGTGCTGAACTCCTTCACCGCGATCATGCCCTGCGACGATCCGAAATATCAGATCCTGATCATGCTGGACGAGCCGCAGGCGATCCCTGAAACGAAGGGTTTCATCACCTCGGGCTGGAACGCGGTGCCGACCGGCGGCAAGGTGATCGAGCGGATCGCCCCGCTTCTGGGCGTCGAGCCGCGGTTCGACCTGCCGCCGTCCGACCGCCTTATTCTTGCAGCATCCAGGACAACCCAGTAA